AGTTACTTAAAACTCAAGAGTAAACTTCCTTCTTTTAAGATATTGTtgaacactaataataatttataaaaaccctCCAGGTATTTAAGAACAATACTCACTCCCTCCAGACGTTCCCTTATTGaggtcacccccccccccccaacctaCCCCGTTACCAACCATAGCTAAAGACCTCCTCCTCGTTCTCTAACGATCATCGCTCGTGTTTTTTATCAAGATATAAACTTATGTAGACTTGATGTAAGCTTACAAAGTCCAAATTTGtcgtaatttttttgtttcccaTGGAAATAAATAATCAGTCCTTATCTAATCGCCGATGAGGAAGGAGCGCCGCTCTTATCGGTACTGACCGTGCGTGTCCGCTCCCGCTTACGACCTGTCCCGCTAATGCATAGTGTGCGTTACGGTTTACCTGCTGATTTCACTTGAATATCTCGTTTTCTTTTGTGGATTAAAAGGTGTCGCCATTGTTCTAAACACTTAAAAGAACGCTTAAAATTACAGCCTATTTTTTATTGCCGCGCCGGAACAGACCTTTGTCTCTTATTTTTGGGTTTAAGAAGGGTCCGTTTAGGCGTGAGTAGGGTGTGTTTACCATATACTTTTACAATCGTACTTCATTGTTGAGGCGCTATGTCAGGTATTTGTGCAAAGTGTAGTAACGCAACTTCAGATGATGACTCAGTTAAATGTGTTGAATGTGCAAGTGTGTTTCACGCGAAATGTACTAGTTTGGACCTTTCAAAAAAACTGACTAGGCGAAAAAATTTCCGCTGTGAAAAGTGTAAAGGGGCCACATCGGTAAATAGTAGTGACTCTGAAGACGGGTTTAAGTCTAGTATTCTCCGAGCTATAACAGACCTCAGAAGCGATTTTAATACAACTCTTAATTTAAAACTCGGcgattttgaaacaaaaataaatgaaagtttgAACTCTAAACTGTCTGAAATAGAAAAAACAATAGCAAATATAGGTGGATCGTTCGAGTCATCCATAGATTCTCTCAAAGCCGAAAATGAGTTGCGGCGGGACGAATGTGCTCAGCTACGAACTAAGTGTAATTCACTATCGCAGGAAGTCTCCACCATGAAGGAACAGATTCAGGACATGCAGCAGTACAGTCGGTTGCAGAATCTTGAAATATCCGGCGTTCCAGTGTCACCAAATGAAAATGTGTTCGCAGTTTTGCAAGCTATTGCAGCAGCAATTAATACTCCATGGCGACGCGACGACGTATCTGCAGCACACCGCTTGGGATCCCCACGAGGTCGTCAGGCCCGTCCACCAAACATAGTCGTACGCTTTGTGAGTCGAACAGTTCGCGCCGAATGGCTTCAGGCCGCCAAGTCAAAAAGGAACCTTGATGCAGTTCACATCAGTTCGGCGTACAGTCCGTCATCTGTCTATATTAATGAACACTTAACCAGCTATACGAAGGCTCTGCTCAACCAAGCCAAGACCATGGTCAAGGATCGTCAGCTGGCGTTTGCCTGGATCAAAGAGGGTCGAGTACTTGTGAAGAATACAGCGGACGAACGGGCCAGGAGGGTGAGGAGCTTCGAGGACCTGGGTGTTGTGGATCGTGGTCGCCGCGGGGGAGGTGACAGTGAGAGCTCCTACTCTGCTTCTGGAAAGTAGACACTGTATGTAGCTACCCTTTATTGTGTGTCTGCAGACTATAATCACACAATAATAAGCCTGGGtcagtttttagtttttagttgttataaatatgttctacATGGCTAATtaagttaattcttttaaatattaataattaaaataaaaacgtagCACTTATCATATACAAACTTGCATAGTAATCAAACTATTTTTCTTAGACTATGTAGAAAACGAAGCATTACTCACGACTTcactttattattagtaattatgtaGCTTGTTCATTCTAATCTATTATAGttattgaacaaatttttaattttatttctggcATGAATGACTTTTTCATGTATTCATCTGTCATAAAGCTCATTAAATGgacatattgattttatttttatatattactatattatttgtatatgcaGGTCAAACAACAATAGTCGTATCTACTATATACACCTAAtaagatgtcttatttttatttgtatcatttaatacaatagagcgaatcttttatttaatttaaaacattctctAAAATTATATTCCTACCGTTCTAAAAGGCTTATTTCATTAATCCTTTACAGATAACtaatctattatattttcttcctTGAGTAATACTAAGCAATTTATAATGATCTCTCTAACTTTGCaccatatttgtttttaattttacattttatttatcaaactCATGggagaatttttatttagaaaataactgacttccttatatttttctgacttgatatatttaagtattttattttcagagCGCAAAAACATTTAcccaaagataattttattttagcttgTAGTCACAGATCtcctctgttttaaatttattatgatttaattgttGTTTTGACTTCTGTATATACgagttgtatttatttcattaagcgTACTAAATATATGCACATACTGTGCTCTGCAGAGATCTtattaagtttgaaaaaataatgtatatacacgtattataaatatcaaatgatggaaggggttttttaatttgttgttgttgtctaTTTCATAACAATAGCTATTTTTAATCCTAGAATCGAAATAGTTCTTGATATGatacattttgtgtgtgtatgtttatGTATGCATAATTTCCATTAAAgccagaaataattgtttttattattattaaaaatgttatgttataatctGTAGGTTTTTTTATTCAAGATGTCTTAGGTATCTTTATTAATTGTGAAGtggtttagtttttaatagtatGCATTTCTAGGCACGACTTATGCACGCAGTTTATTCATGCCATTAGTACCAAGGACATATAGTAGGGGCCTATGTTCTAAATATAACGAGATTTATAACGAAAAAGTTTATAATAGTATCAATTCTGTGTATCAGAGTGTGAGAATGAGTACTATACAATTTAAGGGGCATCGTTTCGCGCGGGGTGGTAGCTCAAACAAGCGTTTTCAaccaaattgtattatttttttgttttgttttttcttttcatttacttGAGTGGGTTCGGATATTCCCATTCATGAACGAAGATCATAATTTAATTGACGGTTATAGAAGAATCAGCAGTGcttctataaataatatactcaGCCATAACTCGTTTCACGAATTTCATATCGGGGGgtttaatatattgcatttaaacata
This is a stretch of genomic DNA from Homalodisca vitripennis isolate AUS2020 unplaced genomic scaffold, UT_GWSS_2.1 ScUCBcl_8621;HRSCAF=16797, whole genome shotgun sequence. It encodes these proteins:
- the LOC124374467 gene encoding uncharacterized protein LOC124374467, translated to MKEQIQDMQQYSRLQNLEISGVPVSPNENVFAVLQAIAAAINTPWRRDDVSAAHRLGSPRGRQARPPNIVVRFVSRTVRAEWLQAAKSKRNLDAVHISSAYSPSSVYINEHLTSYTKALLNQAKTMVKDRQLAFAWIKEGRVLVKNTADERARRVRSFEDLGVVDRGRRGGGDSESSYSASGK